Proteins found in one Triticum aestivum cultivar Chinese Spring chromosome 4D, IWGSC CS RefSeq v2.1, whole genome shotgun sequence genomic segment:
- the LOC123096188 gene encoding acetolactate synthase small subunit 2, chloroplastic, translating into MAAAAAATPHLAAVGTGSHHHHQPPPRPPVSISARPRARIVPVAAAAATPATDGVAPVPPHPRRSVVKRHTISVFVGDESGMINRIAGVFARRGYNIESLAVGLNKDKALFTIVVSGTEKILTQVVEQLYKLVNVIQVDDLSKEPQVERELMLIKLNVEPEQRLEVMGLVDIFRAKVVDLSDHTLTVEVTGDPGKIAAVQRNLNKFGIKEVARTGKIALRREKMGQTAPFWRFSVASYPDLEVKMPSKSTLSTAKTTSGDSEESSQGDVYPVESYESFSMNQILDAHWGAMTDSDPTGFCSHTLSILVNDSPGVLNVVTGVFARRGYNIQSLAVGPAEKTGTSRITTVVPGNDESIAKLVQQLYKLIDVYEVQDLTHLPFAARELMIIKVAGNTSARREILDIAEDVFRAKTVDVSGHTITLQLTGDLDKMVALQRLLEPYGICEIARTGRVALCRESGVDSKYLRGYSLPG; encoded by the exons atggccgccgccgccgcggcaacTCCTCACCTCGCCGCGGTCGGGACTGGGTCCCACCATCACCACCAGCCGCCGCCTCGTCCGCCCGTGTCCATCTCGGCCAGACCGAGGGCGCGCATCGTGCCCGTCGCCGCGGCGGCCGCTACTCCGGCCACCGACGGCGTCGCGCCGGTGCCACCCCACCCCAGGCGCTC GGTTGTAAAGCGCCACACGATATCAGTTTTTGTTGGGGATGAGAGTGGGATGATCAATCGGATTGCCGGGGTCTTCGCGAGAAGAGGGTACAACATTGAGTCATTGGCAGTTGGGCTGAACAAGGACAAGGCGCTGTTCACCATTGTAGTGTCAGGAACAGAGAAAATACTCACACAGGTCGTGGAGCAGCTCTACAAACTTGTCAATGTTATACAG GTTGATGATTTGTCAAAGGAACCACAAGTTGAAAGAGAGCTCATGCTTATAAAACTAAACGTAGAGCCGGAACAGCGACTCGAG GTGATGGGTTTGGTTGACATTTTCAGAGCCAAAGTGGTTGATCTTTCAGACCATACACTAACTGTTGAG GTAACTGGCGATCCTGGAAAAATTGCTGCTGTACAGAGGAACCTGAACAAATTCGGGATCAAAGAAGTTGCCAGAACTGGCAAG ATAGCTTTGCGGCGTGAGAAAATGGGACAAACAGCTCCTTTTTGGAGGTTCTCCGTAGCTTCCTATCCTGATCTTGAAGTAAAAATGCCTTCAAAATCTACACTAAGCACTGCAAAGACAACCAGTGGGGATTCTGAGGAATCATCCCAG GGCGATGTTTATCCAGTGGAATCTTATGAAAGCTTCTCGATGAATCAAATTCTTGATGCTCATTGGGGTGCCATGACTGACAGTGAT CCTACAGGGTTTTGTTCACATACTTTGTCGATCCTTGTGAATGATTCCCCTGGAGTTCTTAATGTCGTAACGGGTGTCTTTGCCCGGAGGGGCTACAATATTCAG AGTCTTGCTGTTGGCCCAGCTGAAAAAACGGGCACTTCTCGCATCACCACTGTCGTTCCTGGAAATGATGAATCTATCGCCAAGCTAGTACAACAACTTTACAAGCTCATTGATGTTTATGAG GTTCAAGATCTTACACATTTACCATTTGCGGCTAGAGAGTTAATGATCATAAAGGTCGCTGGGAACACCTCAGCTCGCAGGGAAATCCTGGATATTGCTGAGGATGTTTTCAGGGCCAAAACGGTTGATGTATCAGGCCACACAATAACTCTTCAG CTTACTGGAGACCTTGATAAAATGGTTGCACTACAAAGGTTGCTTGAGCCCTACGGCATCTGTGAG ATTGCACGAACTGGCAGGGTTGCGCTGTGCCGTGAGTCAGGAGTCGATTCTAAGTACCTCCGGGGGTATTCCCTTCCTGGATAG